A window from Megalobrama amblycephala isolate DHTTF-2021 linkage group LG9, ASM1881202v1, whole genome shotgun sequence encodes these proteins:
- the si:dkey-154b15.1 gene encoding RNA-binding protein 43, with the protein MAMKEMVIEVNGLPDNYPENMMIDKLTMHFLRRSNKGGDVLTVIYPTSNKGQAYVVFESPEVPGVLQHTHVLIVESQFYPLDIKKVHQPQLDMPAEAFIDMNMFSNHRKIQELLHSHGFHVSETSPGQLHLQGSFLKLKLIYPKLVQFLVQETHPQRGTPSHYTNGYSSVSRAEKSDSSDYESRSNFTSRRRHNNGNSVYAEGRSTSSGITSRSTESQYRQASLQNASLLDRSSSTESPFSSPSRIYEDSRTSVQQRNPSSPRQTEESIPVDPDVWKYIMHFKKDFINKIKSDHHTHINHEVELGVVMVKISGGNFGEAAKELSELIQEITDSVRTQEIDMNACDESQKRDIIQKAYSFQHIYSVLIRREGNIIKVLGSSKDSYEAKQKLLGRDVDIAPPKRMERNSSRRSSSLPRQKTRARMENLDIDQIAATVSCSSASHSQTDSQSQQEVQKERGRQPSKSTADRRSQSGSRLQHRNQKSVKQEPSTYVQQDLTPSSGVQTSKQGPLPKLKGSLFTDKSKKFLKRLKP; encoded by the exons aTGGCCATGAAGGAAATGGTTATTGAAGTAAACGGGCTCCCGGACAACTACCCCGAAAATATGATGATTGACAAATTAACCATGCACTTTCTGAGGCGCAGTAACAAAGGAGGAGATGTTTTAACAGTGATTTATCCCACCTCCAACAAAGGCCAGGCTTATGTTGTCTTTGAATCACCTGAAG TCCCAGGGGTCTTGCAACACACACATGTTTTGATAGTGGAGAGTCAGTTTTACCCACTGGACATTAAAAAGGTGCATCAACCTCAG CTGGACATGCCAGCCGAAGCATTCATCGATATGAACATGTTCTCCAATCACAGAAAAATCCAAGAACTTCTTCATAGCCATGGCTTTCATGTGTCAGAGACCAGCCCAGGACAGCTGCATTTGCAGGGTTCCTTTCTTAAGCTAAAACTCATCTATCCCAAACTTGTGCAGTTTCTGGTTCAAGAAACTCACCCTCAAAGAGGAACACCTTCGCATTATACTAATGGCTACTCCTCTGTCTCCAGAGCTGAAAAAAGTGACTCCAGTGACTATGAATCCAGATCTAATTTCACATCGAGGCGCAGACACAACAATGGCAACTCAGTGTATGCTGAGGGCAGAAGCACATCTTCAGGAATAACCTCAAGATCCACAGAGTCCCAATACCGACAGGCATCCTTGCAGAATGCATCTCTACTGGATAGAAGCTCTAGCACAGAAAGTCCCTTTAGCAGTCCCTCCAGGATCTATGAGGATTCCCGCACAAGCGTTCAGCAGCGGAATCCCTCATCTCCCAGGCAAACTGAGGAGTCCATCCCTGTGGATCCAGATGTGTGGAAATACATAATGCACTTTAAGAaagattttataaataaaataaaatcagatcACCACACTCATATTAATCATGAAGTTGAATTAGGGGTGGTTATGGTTAAAATCTCAGGAGGAAACTTTGGGGAAGCAGCTAAAGAACTGTCTGAATTGATCCAGGAAATCACTGATTCTGTACGCACACAAGAAATAGACATGAATGCATGTGATGAAAGTCAGAAGAGAGACATTATCCAGAAAGCTTACTCATTTCAACATATCTACAGTGTTTTAATTAGACGGGAAGGTAACATTATTAAAGTGCTGGGGTCATCAAAAGACAGTTATGAAGCAAAGCAAAAGCTTCTTGGCCGGGACGTTGACATTGCACCGCCTAAACGCATGGAGAGGAACAGTTCACGACGCAGCAGCTCTTTGCCAAGACAAAAAACAAGGGCCAGAATGGAGAACCTAGACATAGATCAAATTGCAGCTACTGTTAGTTGCTCCTCTGCCTCACATTCCCAAACAGACTCTCAATCGCAGCAAGAAGTTCAAAAGGAAAGAGGTCGCCAGCCTTCTAAATCCACTGCAGATCGCAGGTCACAGAGCGGCTCTCGATTACAACACAGAAATCAAAAGAGTGTAAAGCAAGAACCATCAACTTATGTTCAGCAGGATTTGACACCCTCTAGTGGAGTTCAGACATCTAAACAAGGGCCACTACCTAAATTAAAAGGTTCTCTGTTTACtgataaaagtaaaaaatttcTAAAACGACTGAAACCATAA